The region GCTGGCGCAGGTGGCCAAGCGCGTTCCCGAGGGGGTTTTCTGCCTGCTCACGGCGCTCCGGCTCCACGGTCTCACTACCCAGTCCCCGGCGGAGGTCTGGGTCGCTCTCCCCGAAAAGGCGCGCCGACCGCGGCTCGACTACCCGACACTGAGGATCGCCCGGTTTGCGGGGGATGCGCTGACGGAGGGCATCGAGGAGCGCCGCGTGGAGGGCGTCACCCTGCGCGTCTACTCGGCTGCGAAGACCGTCGCCGACTGCTTCAAGTACCGCAACAAGATCGGGATCGACGTCGCGGTCGAGGCTCTGCGCGATTACAGTCGCAAGCGCCGTGGCGGAGCAACCGAGCTGGCCCGCTTCGCGCGGATCTGCCGCGTCGCGCGCGTCATGCAGCCCTACCTGGACGCGATCGCATGACGGGCAAGACCAACCTCGCCGCCTCGGTCGCTGCACGCCTGCTCAACCGGGCCAGGCAGACCGGCGACGACTACCAAACCCTGCTCACGAGCTACTGCCTCGAGCGCTTCCTCTATCGGCTGGCCGTCTCCGATCGTCGCGAGCGCTTCGCGCTCAAGGGGGCGATGCTGCTGCGGCTCTGGTCCGACCGGCCGTACCGGGCCACTCTCGACCCTGACCTGCTGCGCCGGGGCGATGGCGCGTTCGACGCGATTCTCGAGGACCTCCGCGCGATCGTCGCGACTCCGACTCCGGTGGATGCCGTAGAGTTCGACGGCGCGCGCATCCGCATCGAGGCGATCCGCGCCGAGGACGAGTACGCCGGAACGCGGGCCACGCTGCCAGCGCGCTGCGGGAAGGCGCGCCTCATGCTGCAGATCGACATGGGACTCGGCGACGCCGTATGGCCGGCGCCACAGATTTGCACATACCCGACCCTGCTCGACTTCCCCGCGCCGGAGCTGCTCGCCTACCCGCGCGAGGCGGTGGTCGTGCTCGGCGACCGCAACAGCCGGATCAAGGACTTCTTCGACCTGCACCACCTCGCGTCTCGGTTCGAATTCGATCGTGCGACGCTCGCGGAGGCGATGCGACGGACGTTCGCGCGTCGCCGAACACCGGTGCCGGAGGCACAGCCCATCGCGCTCACGCGCGACTACTGGGACAACCCCTCGCGCCCGGCGCAAGTGCGTGCGTTCGCGCGACGGGCGCGCATCGACGTGCGGGCCGACTTCGCCGGCGAGTGCGCGCGGACGCTCGACGCATTCCTCTCGCCGGTGCTCGACGACCTCCGCAGCGGGCGGGCGACCACGGGCACGTGGCCGCCGGGAGGACCGTGGGGATGAGCGCGCTGCGGCGCTTCAAGCCGTACCCGGCCTACAAGGACTCCGGCGTTGAGTGGCTGGGGGAGATTCCGGCGCATTGGGAGGTGAAGCGACTGAAGAGGCTTGTTGAGTTCCGAGGCGGGGGTACGCCGACAAAGGACAAGCTCGACTACTGGCGTGGGGACATCCCTTGGGTGTCGCCCAAGGACATGAAGGTGTGGATCGTCGAGGAGACCGAGGACAAGATCACGTCGGAAGCTGTGCGAGAGAGTGCGACGAAGCTCGTGCCCAAAGGAGCGGTGTTGGTCGTCGTCAGGTCCGGGATCCTCGTTCATAGCATCCCGGTTGCGATTGCAGGTCGCGAAATGACGCTGAATCAGGACCTGAAGGCGTTGATACCCAGTGGCACTCTTTCGTCGGACTATTTGGCGCAGTTCGTCTCAGGCATGCAGCGAGAGCTTCTTGTTGAGTGGAAGAAGGAGGGCGCTACGGTCGAAAGCCTGGAGCTCGACCTTGTGGCCCAGACGCCGACATCGCTGCCACCGACTCCCGAGCAGCGCGCCATCGCCGCGTTCCTCGACCGAGAGATTGCGCGCATCGACACCCTCATCGCCAGAGTCCGCGACGCCATCGCTCGCCTCAAGGAGCTCCGCACCGCGCTCATCTCCGCCGCGGTGACGGGCAAAATCGACGTGCGGGAGGAAGCCGCATGAGCTTCGCTCCCCGCTTCACCGTCACGCACCCGATCACCGCGGCCCTCACGCGCATCGAGCGGGCGCGCGGGTTTCTGGAGGCGGCGAAGCTGTCCGAGGACTGGATCCGGCGCATGGGCGAGCGAGCACTGCTGCTCGAGGCGCACCACACGACCCACATCGAGGGGACGCAGCTCACCCTCGAGCAGTCCGAGCGCCTGCTCGCGGGCGAGACGGTGCCCGAGGCCGACCCCGACGACGCCCGCGAACTCTTGAACTACCGCCGCGCGTTCGAGTTCGTCTCGGGCTACCTGGGCCACGGCGGCCCCGTCACCGAGGGGCTCGTGCGCGAGATCCACAAGCACCTGGTCGAGGGCGTGCGCGGTGGCGCGGCCGCTCCGGGCGAGTACCGGCGCGTGCAGAACTACGTCGTGAACTCGGCCACCGGGGCCTTGGTGTACACGCCGCCGCCGGCCCACGACGTGCCGATCCTGATGGGCGAGCTGGTGGCATGGATGAACGAGCCAGGCGGCGTCCACCCCGTGCTCGCGAGCGGCGCGGCGCAGTTCCAACTCGTCCACATCCACCCGTTCTTGGACGGCAACGGCCGCACGTCTCGCCTGCTCTCGACGCTCTGCCTCTACCGCGCGGGCTACGACTTCAAGCGGCTCTTCACGATCAGCGAGTTCTACGACCGCGACCGCCCGGCCTTCTACCGGGCGATCCAGAGCGTGCGCGAGCGGGGCATGGACCTGACCGGCTGGCTCGAGTTCTTCACGGAGGGGCTCGCCACCCAGCTCGACGAGGTGAAGGCACGTGGCGAGCGGACCATCCGCCGGGACGTTCTCGCACGGCAGCACGGACTCTCGGACCGTCAGGCGCTCGCGCTCGGTCACGTGATGGAGCACGGGCGGCTCACGATCCAGGCGTTCGAGGCGCTGTGCCCCGGGAGTAACCGTCGGACGCTGCAGCGAGACCTCAAGACCCTGGTCGAGAAGGGCCTGCTGGCGACCGAGGGTCAGACCAATCGGCTGGAATATGTTGCGGGAAAGGGAGTTGCGTGAACTTGCGACACACTCGCGACACGACTTGCGACAGGCTCACGACAGGACTTGCGCCATGACCCCCGACATCTCCGAGCGCGCCTTCGAGGAGGCGATCGAGTGCGGGCTGCTCCAGTTCGGCCCCGACGCTTGCGCGGGTGACGCGACCGCCGTGCGCGAGACGTCGCCGCCCTACGGCGAGAACCCGCCCGGCGGGTACCGCAAGCGCAAACCCGAGGACTACGACCGCACACTCTGTCTGCTCCCGCGCGACGTGGTGGACTTCGTCCTTGCGACACAGCCGAAGGAATGGAAGAAGCTCGAGCAGCACCACGGCAAGGACGCGGTGCGGGAGCAGTTCCTCAAGCGCCTCGCCGCCGAGATCGAGCGGCGCGGCGCGCTCGACGTGCTCCGGAACGGCCTCAAGGACTCCGGCTGCAAGTTCCGGCTCGCGTACTTCCGCCCCGCGAGCGGGCTCAACGAGGAGACGCGGCGGCTGCACGCGGCGAACCTCTTCTCGGAGGTGCGCCAGCTCCGCTACAGCGCGAGGAACGAGAAGAGCCTCGACCTCGTGCTGTTCCTGAACGGCATCCCGATCTTCACCGCCGAGCTGAAGAACCCGCTCACCGGACAGGACGTCGAGGACGCGATCCGCCAGTACAAGACCGGCCGCGACCCGCGCGAGGGTCGCGGACCCGAGCCGCTCTTCGCCTACGGCCGCTGTCTCGCGCACTTCGCGGTGGATCCGGACCTCGTCTACGTGACGACGCACCTCGCGGGCGCGCGGACGCGCTTCCTGCCCTTCAACCAGGGCAAGTTCGGCGGCGCCGGCAACCCGCCCGTGCCGCCCACGCGGAACGGCTACGCCACCGCCTACGTCTGGGAGGAGACCTGGTCGCGCGACAGCGTGCTCGACCTCGTGCGCCAGTTCATCCACGAGGTCGAGGAGGAGGACGAGAAGGGACGGAAGACCGGGCGGCGCTTCCTCATCTTCCCGCGCTACCAGCAGCTCGACTGCGTGCGGAGACTCGTCGCCGACGCCCGGGCGCGCGGCGCGGGGCAGCGCTACCTCGTCCAGCACTCGGCCGGCAGCGGCAAGAGCTTCACCATCGCCTGGCTCGCGCACCAGCTCTCGACCCTGCACGATGCCGGCGACCGGCGCGTCTTCGACTCGATCGTGGTCGTCACCGACCGCCGCGTGCTCGATCGCCAGCTCCAGACGACGCTGCGCCAGTTCGAGCAGACGCTCGGCGTGGTCGAAAACATCGACACGACCTCGCGCCAGTTGAAGGAGGCGCTCGAGTCGGGGAAGACGATCATCGTCACCACGCTCCAGAAGTTCCCGGTGATCGCGAAGGAGATCGGCGAGCTGCCGGGCCGGCGCTTCGCCGTGATCGTGGACGAGGCGCACTCCTCGCAGTCGGGCGAGAGCACGAAGAGCCTCAAGGCGGTGCTGGCCTCGGGTTCGCTGGAGGCCGCCGAGGCGGAGGAGGCCGGGGCGGCGACGGCCGAGGAGGAGCTGGAGAGCGCGGTTCTCGCCGAGATGGAGCGACGCGGGCGGCTCCCCAACCTCTCCACCTTCGCCTTCACCGCCACGCCCAAGCCGAAGACGCTGGAGCTGTTCGGCGTGAAGCGCGCCGACGGGAAGTTCGGCCCGTTCCACCTCTACAGCATGCGCCAGGCGATCGAGGAGGGCTTCATCCTCGACGTGCTGGCGAGCTACACGACCTACAAGGCGTACTGGCGGCTGCTCAAGAAGGTCGAGACCGACCCGCGCTACGACAAGAAGAAGGCCGAGTACCTGCTCAAGTCGTTCGTCGAGCTGCACCCGCACGCGATCGGCGAGAAGGTGAAGATCTGCGTCGAGCACTTCGCGGCGCAGGCGCAGGGCGAGATCGGCGGCAAGGCCAAGGCGATGATCGTCACGCGCTCGCGCCTGCACGCGGTGCGCTACAGGCTCGCGGTCGATCGCTACCTCGCCGAGCGCGGCTACGCCTTCAAGGCGCTGGTGGCCTTCTCCGGGACGGTGCAGGACGGCGGGCAGTCGTACACCGAAGCCAACATGAACGGCTTCCCCGAGGCGCAGACCGCGAAGACCTTCGAGCGCCCCGAGTACCGCTTCCTGATCGTCGCCAACAAGTTCCAGACCGGCTTCGACCAGCCGCTGCTCCACACGATGTACGTGGACAAGAAGCTCGGCGGCGTGAACGCGGTGCAGACGCTGTCGCGGCTCAACCGCACCTTCGGCACGGAGAAGAAGGGCACGCTGGTGCTCGACTTCGCCAACGAGGCCGAGGAGATCCAGGCGGCCTTCGAGCCCTACTACGAGACGACGCTACTCTCGGAGGCCACCGACCCGAACCTGCTCTACGAGATCCAGACCCGCCTCGCCGCCTTCCCGGTCTACACCGAGGCCGACGTGGAGGCGTTCGCCAGGGTCTACTTCGACGCCAGGGCGACGCAGGACCGGCTCTACGCCGTGCTCGCGCCCGTCGTCGAGCGCTTCAACGGGCTCGGGGATGACGAGCGCGCGGACTTCCGCGGCCAGCTCACAGACTACGTGCGGCTCTACGCTTTTCTCGCGCAGGTCCTCACCTTCGCCGACGCCGACCTCGAGAAGCTCTACGTCTTCGCTCGTCACCTGCGCCGACTTCTGCCCGCCGACCGCGAGACGCTGCCGCGCGAAGTACAGCAGAACATCGACATGGAGTCGTACCGCATCCAGCGGACCGGCAGCGGGAAGATCGCGCTGGAACGTAAGCCGGGCGTGCTCGACCCGGCGGGGAGCCGCACGCCCCACGGCACGGCGCCCGAGGAACTGGAGACCCTCTCGCGCATCATCGCCGAGCTGAACGAGCGCTTCGGCCTGAACCTCGGGCCCGAGCATCGAGTGACCCTCGGCCAGATGATGGACAAGCTCGACGAGGACGCCGCGCTCGACGCCGCCGCGCGCGTCAACACGCGGGAGAACGTGCGGCTCACCTTCGACCAGAAGGTCGAGCACGTGATCCAGGAGATCGTCGACTCGAACTTCGAGCTCTACAAGCGCATCACCGACGACCGCACGTTCGGTGAAGCGGTCAAGAACTTCCTCTTCGATCAGTACCTTCGCGCCCACCGCAACGCCGAGGAACTGATCAAACGGGGCGAGTCGAAGACCTTGGAGTTCAAGTCCACCCTGCGCTGGAGCCTCAAGGATGACCGGCAGGACGACAAGGGCGTGACCCACGCGGCGCTCAAGACCATCGCTGCCTTCCTGAACACCGAGGGAGGCGACCTCCTGATCGGCGTCGCAGACGACGGAAAGATTGTCGGCATCGAGCGCGACCAGCTCGAAAGCGACGACAAATTCATGCGCCACCTCGCCCAGGTCGTGCGCAACGGTCTCGGTGATCGTGCGGGCACCTGTATCGATCCCAGGTGCCAGGTCGTGCGGGGCAAGACCGTGTGCGTGGTGAGCTGTCAGCGCAGTCCCGAGCCGGTCTTCCTCAAGTGGAAGGCGCTCGATGCCGCGCCAGAGGGCGACTTCTTCGTGCGGAGCGGCCCGGGAACGGCGAAGCTGCCTCCCGAAAGCGCCCGGGAGTACATCAGGACGCGGTTCGGGACACCGGCAGGAGAGCGAAGATCCGATGCACCATCGAAAGGGGCTGTCTAACAGCATGCAGCGGATGGCGCTGCGCGCCGCCGCCGATGCCGAGCGTTAGACTCGATCGGCCGTGCGCGGTAGGCTTCGGACCGGAGGTTGGAAACATGAAGGGTGTTCAGTTCGTGATCGACGCCCACGGCGAGAAGACGGCAGTGGTCATCGACCTCAAGCGCCACTCCGATGTCTGGGAGCACTTCTTCGACGTCGCTGTCGCGAGGAGCCGTCAGGACGAGGCCCGGGAGACGCTCGCCTCTGTGAAGCGCCGGCTCCATCGAGCAGGCAAGTTGCGGCGCAATGCCTGATTATGCGGTCGTCCTGGCTCGATCAGCGCGAAAGGAGCTGGAGGCACTCGATCCACCGATCGTTGGTCGTCTCGTCGCAAGCCCGTCGATGCTTGCGACGAATCCACGCCCCGCCGGCTTTCGCAAGCTCCGTGGTCCCAAGAACCTCTGGCGCGTCCGCGTCGGTGACTACCGTATCGTTTACGGCGTAGACGATCGCCGGTGATTGGTCGACGTCGTGCGAATTCGGCACCGTCGCGAAGCGTATGAAGTCTAACTCCGCTTCAGACGACGGCCAAGAGCGAGCCGCGCCTGAGCGGCACGATGTTCAGCTTTGGCCGCCATCCGCGTAAGAACGAGACCGTGAAGCGAATTTTCCAGATCGCCGGATTCCTGGCGTATATCGGATTCCTGGTCGCGAATGGGCAGGCTGACGCCGACGGAGCGGCCGCCAAAGCGGCAGACGAGTTCCTGACGGGGTTGGAGACCTCTGCGCTACATGACGAAGACCAGGGCCCCCGGCCCGCCTCAATCCAGGCGCTCGATGATCGTCGCGTTGGCCATGCCGCCGCCTTCGCACATGGTCTGCAGACCGAAACGACCGCCCGTGCGCTCCAGCGTGTTGAGCAACGTCGTCATCAGGCGCGCCCCGCTGCATCCCAGCGGATGACCGAGCGCAATCGCGCCGCCCTCCTGGTTGACCTTCGCGAGGTCCGCCCCGAACTCCTTCGCCCAGGCCAGCACCACCGGCGCGAACGCCTCGTTCACCTCGATCGCGTCGAAGTCGGATATCTTCATCTTCGAACGCGCCAGGATGTTGTGCGTCGCGGGAATCACGCCGGTTAGCATGATCACCGGGTCGACGCCGCCGAGCGCGAAACCGCGGAAGCGCGCTCGGGGACGCAGTCCGAGATCGAGCGCCTTCTGCTTGTCCATCACCAGGACCGCGCAGGCCCCGTCGGTGATCTGACTGGAGTTGCCGGCCGTGATCACGCCGTCGCCTTTGAACGCCGGCTTCAGCGAGGCGAGCCGTTCGAGGCTGCTATCCGGCCGGATGCCCTCGTCGGTCGCAACCGACTCCTTCTTGCCGTCGGCGTGCGTGATCTCCACAGGCACGATTTCGTTCTTGAACCAACCGTTGCGCGTCGCCGCCGCGGCCTTCTGATGCGATCCCACCGAAAATTCGTCGAGCTCCTGCCGCGACAGCTTCCACCGCTCGGCGATGATTTCCGCGGAAATCCCCTGCGGCACCAAGCCGCCGAGGCCGTACAGATTCTTGCGGGAGTAATCGTGCAGCATGGTCGGTCCGAACGGCTGCCCGGCGACGGCGGTGCTGACGCCCATCGGCACCCGACTCATCGACTCGACCCCGGCCGCGATCACGACGTCGTAGGCACCCGCCATCACCCCCTGGGCTGCGAAGTGCAACGACTGCTGGCTCGACCCGCACTGGCGGTCGACCGTCGTCCCGCACACGCTCTCGGGCAGTCCCGCCGCCAGAGCGGCGTTGCGGCCGACGTTCACGGCCTGCTCGCCGACCTGCATCACGCAACCCATGATCACGTCTTCGACGAGGACCGGGTCGATACCCGTGCGCCCCATCAACGCCTTGATCGGTTCGGCGGCAAGGTCGACGGGATGCCACCCGTGCAACGCCCCGTTCTCCTTGCCTCGCCCGAGAGGGGTTCGTACGGCATCGACGATGACTGCTTCGCGCATGGTGGGAAACCTCCTTTGCAGCCGCTGGGTGTACCCGGAATCCCGCGCGTACTCCAGCCCCCCGGGGACGGTTCCAACGCGCGCGGAGCGCACGTTCCACCTGGACTTCTATCTGGATTTCGGCCAGGGGGGCGCCTGCTCCGGCGGCGGGCCGGAGGCAGCCGGGGTGGACGCTTGGCCCGCCGTCGCGGATCGGTGAAGTCGGCGCATCCGGCCCGCGAATCAGGCGCTGCGCCCGGGCAAGCCGCGCACAAGCTGCTCGTCCGTCGAGCGATGGACATCCTTCAGCCACGCCCATTCCTCTCGGAGCGCCCATCGGCGCAGGTACTCCCAATCGAGCCGACCGCCCTGCGCTTCGAGGACGGCGCGAATGTCAGCCAGGTCCTGCAACAGCCGCTTGCGGTCATGGCGTAGCTTGACCAGCTTGTGGAGAAGAAGATCCTCGGGGGTGACGACGCGGACGCTTACACCGTCGATCTCCACCGCCAGCGCCCGGCGCAAACACTCGCGATCGTAAGCGCCCTTGCTCACGAAAAGATCGACGTCCCAGTCGTCGACGCGGAATCGGACGATATCGGGCAGATCCTCGGCCCCGGAGCGGATGCCGTCGCGCAGGGCGAGGAGCCGGTCGACCTCCTCGGACGGGAGCGAACCACAGAGATCCAGGTCTTTCGTTTGGCGCGGCGCCGCCCAAACACCGACGGCCACGGCGCCGGTAAACGCGGCGTCGTACACCTTGTGGCTCCGGAGCACTCCCACGATGCGCTCCAGGAGAGCCCTCGGCAGCTCAGCGCGATGGCTCTTCACGGTTCGCTCGCCGTAGCACCAGCGAGAGCGCGGAAAGAAGTCGCTCGTCAAGCGGCCGGTCGAGATGGCGGCGCAGCGACTCCTCGCGCCAGCTCGCCTTCCATCGTGTTGGGTTGCCCCAAGCGAATCGCAACCCGCCGGCATCGATCGACGCCGGAGCGGGTTCCGGCGTGGCTTTCACGCTCGGGTCTTCAACTGGGCTTTTCATTCCGGCGCCAGAGTAACCCCGATCCCACAAGAGTGCGAGTGAGGCCCCCTCTCGGCAGTGCGATTCGCCGCCACGCCGCCCAACGTGCGCGGCGCGCGCGTTCCACCCGGACTTCGGCGAAGGGCTGCCTGGATTTCGGTAGAGGGGGGTTGTTATGATCGAGAACCGACAGCCCGATAGCCGGTTCG is a window of Candidatus Binatia bacterium DNA encoding:
- a CDS encoding type IV toxin-antitoxin system AbiEi family antitoxin domain-containing protein, which encodes MSGTGKERALRLIEKHGLARPKDLDARGITRAQLSRLVREGLVRREARGIYVAAHHAPTAEHTLAQVAKRVPEGVFCLLTALRLHGLTTQSPAEVWVALPEKARRPRLDYPTLRIARFAGDALTEGIEERRVEGVTLRVYSAAKTVADCFKYRNKIGIDVAVEALRDYSRKRRGGATELARFARICRVARVMQPYLDAIA
- a CDS encoding nucleotidyl transferase AbiEii/AbiGii toxin family protein; the encoded protein is MTGKTNLAASVAARLLNRARQTGDDYQTLLTSYCLERFLYRLAVSDRRERFALKGAMLLRLWSDRPYRATLDPDLLRRGDGAFDAILEDLRAIVATPTPVDAVEFDGARIRIEAIRAEDEYAGTRATLPARCGKARLMLQIDMGLGDAVWPAPQICTYPTLLDFPAPELLAYPREAVVVLGDRNSRIKDFFDLHHLASRFEFDRATLAEAMRRTFARRRTPVPEAQPIALTRDYWDNPSRPAQVRAFARRARIDVRADFAGECARTLDAFLSPVLDDLRSGRATTGTWPPGGPWG
- a CDS encoding restriction endonuclease subunit S; amino-acid sequence: MSALRRFKPYPAYKDSGVEWLGEIPAHWEVKRLKRLVEFRGGGTPTKDKLDYWRGDIPWVSPKDMKVWIVEETEDKITSEAVRESATKLVPKGAVLVVVRSGILVHSIPVAIAGREMTLNQDLKALIPSGTLSSDYLAQFVSGMQRELLVEWKKEGATVESLELDLVAQTPTSLPPTPEQRAIAAFLDREIARIDTLIARVRDAIARLKELRTALISAAVTGKIDVREEAA
- a CDS encoding Fic family protein, with product MSFAPRFTVTHPITAALTRIERARGFLEAAKLSEDWIRRMGERALLLEAHHTTHIEGTQLTLEQSERLLAGETVPEADPDDARELLNYRRAFEFVSGYLGHGGPVTEGLVREIHKHLVEGVRGGAAAPGEYRRVQNYVVNSATGALVYTPPPAHDVPILMGELVAWMNEPGGVHPVLASGAAQFQLVHIHPFLDGNGRTSRLLSTLCLYRAGYDFKRLFTISEFYDRDRPAFYRAIQSVRERGMDLTGWLEFFTEGLATQLDEVKARGERTIRRDVLARQHGLSDRQALALGHVMEHGRLTIQAFEALCPGSNRRTLQRDLKTLVEKGLLATEGQTNRLEYVAGKGVA
- a CDS encoding putative DNA binding domain-containing protein; protein product: MTPDISERAFEEAIECGLLQFGPDACAGDATAVRETSPPYGENPPGGYRKRKPEDYDRTLCLLPRDVVDFVLATQPKEWKKLEQHHGKDAVREQFLKRLAAEIERRGALDVLRNGLKDSGCKFRLAYFRPASGLNEETRRLHAANLFSEVRQLRYSARNEKSLDLVLFLNGIPIFTAELKNPLTGQDVEDAIRQYKTGRDPREGRGPEPLFAYGRCLAHFAVDPDLVYVTTHLAGARTRFLPFNQGKFGGAGNPPVPPTRNGYATAYVWEETWSRDSVLDLVRQFIHEVEEEDEKGRKTGRRFLIFPRYQQLDCVRRLVADARARGAGQRYLVQHSAGSGKSFTIAWLAHQLSTLHDAGDRRVFDSIVVVTDRRVLDRQLQTTLRQFEQTLGVVENIDTTSRQLKEALESGKTIIVTTLQKFPVIAKEIGELPGRRFAVIVDEAHSSQSGESTKSLKAVLASGSLEAAEAEEAGAATAEEELESAVLAEMERRGRLPNLSTFAFTATPKPKTLELFGVKRADGKFGPFHLYSMRQAIEEGFILDVLASYTTYKAYWRLLKKVETDPRYDKKKAEYLLKSFVELHPHAIGEKVKICVEHFAAQAQGEIGGKAKAMIVTRSRLHAVRYRLAVDRYLAERGYAFKALVAFSGTVQDGGQSYTEANMNGFPEAQTAKTFERPEYRFLIVANKFQTGFDQPLLHTMYVDKKLGGVNAVQTLSRLNRTFGTEKKGTLVLDFANEAEEIQAAFEPYYETTLLSEATDPNLLYEIQTRLAAFPVYTEADVEAFARVYFDARATQDRLYAVLAPVVERFNGLGDDERADFRGQLTDYVRLYAFLAQVLTFADADLEKLYVFARHLRRLLPADRETLPREVQQNIDMESYRIQRTGSGKIALERKPGVLDPAGSRTPHGTAPEELETLSRIIAELNERFGLNLGPEHRVTLGQMMDKLDEDAALDAAARVNTRENVRLTFDQKVEHVIQEIVDSNFELYKRITDDRTFGEAVKNFLFDQYLRAHRNAEELIKRGESKTLEFKSTLRWSLKDDRQDDKGVTHAALKTIAAFLNTEGGDLLIGVADDGKIVGIERDQLESDDKFMRHLAQVVRNGLGDRAGTCIDPRCQVVRGKTVCVVSCQRSPEPVFLKWKALDAAPEGDFFVRSGPGTAKLPPESAREYIRTRFGTPAGERRSDAPSKGAV
- a CDS encoding thiolase family protein, producing MREAVIVDAVRTPLGRGKENGALHGWHPVDLAAEPIKALMGRTGIDPVLVEDVIMGCVMQVGEQAVNVGRNAALAAGLPESVCGTTVDRQCGSSQQSLHFAAQGVMAGAYDVVIAAGVESMSRVPMGVSTAVAGQPFGPTMLHDYSRKNLYGLGGLVPQGISAEIIAERWKLSRQELDEFSVGSHQKAAAATRNGWFKNEIVPVEITHADGKKESVATDEGIRPDSSLERLASLKPAFKGDGVITAGNSSQITDGACAVLVMDKQKALDLGLRPRARFRGFALGGVDPVIMLTGVIPATHNILARSKMKISDFDAIEVNEAFAPVVLAWAKEFGADLAKVNQEGGAIALGHPLGCSGARLMTTLLNTLERTGGRFGLQTMCEGGGMANATIIERLD
- a CDS encoding nucleotidyltransferase family protein, which encodes MKSHRAELPRALLERIVGVLRSHKVYDAAFTGAVAVGVWAAPRQTKDLDLCGSLPSEEVDRLLALRDGIRSGAEDLPDIVRFRVDDWDVDLFVSKGAYDRECLRRALAVEIDGVSVRVVTPEDLLLHKLVKLRHDRKRLLQDLADIRAVLEAQGGRLDWEYLRRWALREEWAWLKDVHRSTDEQLVRGLPGRSA